In Streptomyces sp. NBC_01717, one DNA window encodes the following:
- a CDS encoding ABC transporter substrate-binding protein — translation MGTGFRGRIATTLAVIGLAATACTGGGSSSGGSGGSGGGSGGALPRNETLYTTGTQWGPPANYNPLHDWDHATGTKGLVYETLFHFDPEAGKLTPWLARSGSWTDDRTYELKLRPGITWSDGKPLTAEDVAYSYGIGKIEASSFHNLWTWLDKAEAVDATTVRFTFKQARYQEWDFTLYGRPIVPEHIWSKRSDKEVLDGVNDKPVGTGAYTLKSHTQDRVVWQRRDDWWGAKALGMKPAPRYIVDVSNPSNEVVIGQLGQGQLDLSNNFLPGASSLIKSKKVVSYYDKPPYMLSANTAWLVPNTKKKPMNDAAFRKALAASVDVGKIVKGVYGELVKPADPTGLLPQWNQFVDQGLVAKEGFSYDTGKAKQILADAGYKDTDGDGFVENTDGSKISLKLAVPTGWTDWMEAAKVIAASGKAAGIRITTEFPDQNALNEQRGKGDFDLVINNERQLSNTPWTYYEYMFQLPVQKQQNTVNFGRYENKEAWKLVQQLGGVKTDDTEGMKQVISKIQDIQLKEMPVIPLWYNGLWSQSTTGTWTNWPSDASGAPKYAPALWRNWLEMGGFEALTQLKPAK, via the coding sequence ATGGGTACGGGATTCCGGGGACGGATCGCGACCACGCTCGCCGTGATCGGACTCGCCGCCACCGCGTGCACGGGAGGCGGCTCCTCGTCGGGTGGATCGGGCGGCTCCGGCGGCGGTTCGGGCGGCGCGCTTCCGCGTAACGAGACGCTCTACACGACCGGTACGCAGTGGGGGCCGCCGGCCAACTACAACCCGCTGCACGACTGGGACCACGCGACCGGCACCAAGGGGCTGGTCTACGAGACGCTGTTCCACTTCGACCCCGAGGCGGGCAAGCTGACGCCCTGGCTGGCCCGGTCGGGCAGCTGGACCGACGACAGGACCTATGAGCTGAAGCTGCGACCGGGCATCACCTGGTCCGACGGCAAGCCGCTCACCGCTGAGGACGTCGCCTACTCCTACGGGATCGGCAAGATCGAGGCGTCGTCCTTCCACAACCTGTGGACCTGGCTCGACAAGGCGGAGGCGGTGGACGCCACCACCGTCCGCTTCACCTTCAAGCAGGCCCGGTACCAGGAATGGGACTTCACCCTCTACGGCCGCCCGATCGTCCCTGAGCACATCTGGAGCAAGCGCTCCGACAAGGAAGTCCTCGACGGTGTCAACGACAAGCCGGTCGGGACCGGGGCGTACACCCTCAAGAGCCACACCCAGGACCGTGTCGTGTGGCAGCGGCGCGACGACTGGTGGGGTGCCAAGGCGCTCGGCATGAAGCCGGCCCCCCGCTACATCGTCGACGTCTCCAACCCCAGCAACGAAGTGGTCATCGGCCAGCTGGGCCAGGGCCAGCTGGACCTGAGCAACAACTTCCTGCCGGGCGCCTCCTCGCTGATCAAGAGCAAGAAGGTCGTCTCGTACTACGACAAGCCGCCCTACATGCTCTCCGCCAACACCGCCTGGCTGGTGCCCAACACCAAGAAGAAGCCGATGAACGACGCGGCCTTCCGCAAGGCGCTCGCCGCGTCCGTCGACGTCGGGAAGATCGTCAAGGGGGTGTACGGAGAGCTGGTCAAGCCCGCCGACCCGACCGGACTGCTCCCGCAGTGGAACCAGTTCGTCGACCAGGGCCTGGTGGCGAAGGAGGGCTTCTCCTACGACACGGGCAAGGCCAAGCAGATTCTCGCCGACGCCGGGTACAAGGACACCGACGGCGACGGGTTCGTGGAGAACACGGACGGCTCGAAGATCAGCCTCAAGCTGGCCGTGCCGACCGGCTGGACCGACTGGATGGAGGCCGCGAAGGTCATCGCCGCCTCGGGCAAGGCCGCGGGCATCCGGATCACCACCGAGTTCCCCGACCAGAACGCCCTCAACGAGCAGCGCGGCAAGGGCGATTTCGACCTCGTCATCAACAACGAGCGCCAGCTCTCCAACACCCCGTGGACGTACTACGAGTACATGTTCCAGCTGCCGGTCCAGAAGCAGCAGAACACGGTCAACTTCGGCCGGTACGAGAACAAGGAAGCCTGGAAGCTGGTGCAGCAGCTCGGCGGGGTGAAGACCGACGACACCGAGGGCATGAAGCAGGTCATCTCCAAGATCCAGGACATCCAGCTCAAGGAGATGCCGGTCATCCCGCTCTGGTACAACGGCCTCTGGTCGCAGTCCACCACCGGGACCTGGACCAACTGGCCGTCGGACGCCTCGGGAGCGCCCAAGTACGCCCCCGCCCTGTGGCGCAACTGGCTGGAGATGGGCGGCTTTGAAGCGCTCACGCAGCTCAAGCCTGCCAAGTGA
- a CDS encoding LacI family DNA-binding transcriptional regulator produces MPKHRPTIADIARRAGVSKVAVSYALNDRPGVSPATRASIKAIAQEIGWRPNSAARALTRARADAVGLALCRPARLLGMEPFFMELISGIESELSARGCALLLQVVNDPVQELEVYRRWWGEGRVDGVFLADLRSPDPRIEGVAELGMPAVVIGHPSAAGPLTSVWSDDAAAVRDTLTYLTALGHRSVARVAGLPDLIHTQLRDRAQREICTELGLGEPLIVHTDYSGDDGAHATRRLISSAARPTAVIYDNDIMAVAGLSVAQEMGLDVPGDLSLVAWDDSQLSRVVRPPLTALSRDIPAYGSHAARTLMALVTEGSAPGFEDSAARLVPRGSTAPPR; encoded by the coding sequence ATGCCCAAACACCGTCCTACGATCGCGGACATCGCGCGCCGCGCCGGGGTCTCCAAGGTCGCGGTGTCGTACGCGCTGAACGACCGGCCGGGGGTCTCCCCGGCGACCCGCGCCTCGATCAAAGCCATCGCGCAGGAGATCGGTTGGCGGCCCAACAGCGCCGCCCGCGCCCTCACCCGGGCCCGCGCCGACGCCGTCGGCCTCGCGCTGTGCCGGCCCGCCCGGCTGCTCGGCATGGAGCCGTTCTTCATGGAGCTGATCAGCGGCATCGAGAGCGAGCTCTCCGCGCGGGGCTGCGCCCTGCTGCTCCAGGTCGTCAACGATCCGGTGCAGGAGCTGGAGGTGTACCGCCGCTGGTGGGGCGAGGGCCGGGTGGACGGGGTGTTCCTCGCCGACCTGCGCAGCCCCGACCCGAGGATCGAGGGCGTCGCCGAACTCGGGATGCCTGCCGTGGTGATCGGCCACCCCTCGGCGGCCGGCCCGCTCACCTCCGTATGGTCGGACGACGCAGCGGCGGTGCGCGACACCCTCACGTATCTGACCGCGCTGGGCCACCGGTCCGTCGCCCGGGTGGCGGGGCTCCCCGATCTGATCCACACGCAGCTGCGCGACCGGGCCCAGCGCGAGATCTGCACCGAACTGGGTCTGGGCGAACCGCTGATCGTCCACACCGACTACTCCGGCGACGACGGGGCACATGCCACGCGGCGGCTGATCAGCTCCGCCGCGCGGCCCACCGCCGTCATCTACGACAACGACATCATGGCCGTGGCCGGTCTCTCGGTCGCCCAGGAGATGGGGCTCGACGTCCCCGGCGACCTCTCCCTGGTCGCCTGGGACGACTCCCAGCTCTCCCGGGTGGTCCGGCCACCACTGACCGCGCTGAGCCGGGACATCCCGGCGTACGGAAGTCATGCGGCGCGCACGCTGATGGCGCTGGTCACGGAGGGCAGCGCACCCGGATTCGAGGATTCCGCCGCCCGCCTCGTCCCGCGCGGCTCCACGGCGCCGCCGCGCTGA
- a CDS encoding ABC transporter ATP-binding protein — MTTMSTAHRATAVAARATELSKIYGEGETKVTALDRVTVDFPQGEFTAIMGPSGSGKSTLMHCVAGLDSFSSGSVRLGETELGSLKDKQLTQLRRDKIGFIFQAFNLLPTLTALENITLPMDIAGRKPDADWLRGVIDMVGLSDRLKHRPTELSGGQQQRVAVARALASRPEIIFGDEPTGNLDSRSGAEVLGFLRNSVRELGQTVVMVTHDPVAASYADRVIFLADGAIVDQMVRPTADGVLDRMKAFDSKGRTS; from the coding sequence GTGACCACCATGTCCACCGCTCACCGCGCCACCGCGGTGGCCGCCCGCGCCACGGAACTGTCGAAGATCTACGGAGAGGGCGAGACCAAGGTGACCGCCCTGGACCGGGTCACCGTGGACTTCCCGCAGGGTGAGTTCACCGCGATCATGGGCCCGTCGGGCTCCGGCAAGTCCACGCTGATGCACTGCGTGGCCGGCCTCGACAGCTTCAGCAGCGGTTCGGTACGGCTGGGCGAGACGGAGCTCGGTTCCCTCAAGGACAAGCAGCTCACCCAGCTGCGCCGGGACAAGATCGGTTTCATCTTCCAGGCGTTCAACCTGCTGCCGACGCTGACCGCACTGGAGAACATCACCCTGCCGATGGACATCGCGGGCCGTAAGCCGGACGCCGACTGGCTGCGTGGCGTGATCGACATGGTGGGCCTGTCCGACCGGCTGAAGCACCGGCCGACCGAACTCTCCGGCGGCCAGCAGCAGCGCGTCGCAGTGGCCCGCGCCCTGGCCTCCCGGCCGGAGATCATCTTCGGTGACGAGCCGACCGGGAACCTGGACTCCCGCTCCGGCGCGGAAGTCCTGGGCTTCCTGCGCAACTCGGTGCGCGAGCTGGGCCAGACCGTGGTGATGGTGACGCACGACCCGGTCGCCGCCTCCTACGCGGACCGGGTGATCTTCCTCGCGGACGGGGCGATCGTCGACCAGATGGTGCGTCCCACCGCGGACGGGGTGCTGGACCGGATGAAGGCGTTCGACTCCAAGGGCCGCACCAGCTGA
- a CDS encoding cyclopropane-fatty-acyl-phospholipid synthase family protein: protein MADAALRLTALAEELLGEPVPVRIRAWDGSESGPPGAPVLVVRNRRALRRLLWKPGELGLARAWVAGELDIEGDLYETLDRMAGLLWERGADAKDTVHPIRDPKVRSAARGLLQLAGPWPPPPPPAEEVRRRTGPLHTKRRDKEAISHHYDVGNDFYELVLGPSMVYSCAYWEDGGSLEDAQRDKLDLVCRKLALKEGDRLLDVGCGWGSMAMHAAREYGAQVTGVTLSTEQAAFARKRIAEEGLTDRIEIRVQDYRDVRDGPYDAISSIGMAEHVGSVRYREYADSLYALLRPGGRLLNHQIARRPEKDESAYHVDEFIDAYVFPDGELAPVGRTVATLEEAGFEARDVESIREHYALTLRRWVANLEKHWDRAVTMTSPGRARVWRLYMAASALSFEHNKIGVNQILVVRPMDGGASRMPLRAREWKASAAD from the coding sequence ATGGCAGACGCCGCGTTGCGGCTGACCGCTCTCGCCGAGGAGTTGCTGGGAGAACCCGTCCCGGTCCGGATCCGGGCCTGGGACGGCAGTGAATCCGGACCGCCAGGTGCCCCCGTACTCGTCGTCCGGAACCGCCGCGCGCTGCGCCGGCTGCTCTGGAAGCCGGGCGAACTGGGCCTGGCCCGCGCCTGGGTGGCCGGCGAGCTCGACATCGAAGGCGATCTGTACGAGACCCTGGACCGGATGGCGGGGCTGCTCTGGGAGCGCGGGGCGGACGCGAAGGACACCGTCCACCCGATCCGGGACCCCAAGGTGCGGTCCGCCGCCCGCGGCCTGCTGCAGCTGGCCGGGCCCTGGCCGCCCCCGCCCCCGCCCGCCGAGGAGGTCCGCCGCCGCACCGGCCCCCTCCACACCAAGCGCCGCGACAAGGAGGCCATCAGCCACCACTACGACGTGGGCAATGACTTCTACGAACTGGTCCTCGGCCCGTCCATGGTCTACTCCTGCGCCTACTGGGAGGACGGCGGCAGCCTGGAGGACGCCCAGCGCGACAAGCTCGACCTGGTCTGCCGCAAGCTCGCCCTGAAGGAGGGCGACCGCCTCCTCGACGTCGGCTGCGGCTGGGGTTCCATGGCCATGCACGCGGCCCGCGAGTACGGCGCCCAGGTCACCGGAGTGACCCTCTCCACCGAGCAGGCCGCGTTCGCCCGCAAGCGCATCGCCGAAGAGGGCCTGACGGACCGGATCGAGATCCGGGTCCAGGACTACCGGGACGTCAGGGACGGCCCGTACGACGCCATCTCGTCGATCGGCATGGCCGAACACGTCGGTTCGGTCCGCTACCGCGAATACGCCGACAGCCTCTACGCACTGCTCAGGCCCGGCGGCCGGCTGCTCAACCACCAGATCGCCCGCCGTCCCGAGAAGGACGAGTCCGCGTACCACGTGGACGAGTTCATCGACGCGTACGTCTTCCCGGACGGCGAACTCGCGCCGGTGGGCCGGACCGTCGCAACGCTCGAGGAAGCGGGCTTCGAAGCCCGCGACGTCGAGTCGATCCGCGAACACTACGCACTGACCCTGCGCCGCTGGGTCGCCAACCTGGAGAAGCACTGGGACCGCGCCGTCACCATGACCTCGCCCGGCCGGGCCAGGGTCTGGCGGCTCTACATGGCGGCCTCCGCGCTCTCCTTCGAGCACAACAAGATCGGCGTCAACCAGATCCTCGTGGTGCGTCCCATGGACGGCGGGGCTTCCCGGATGCCGTTGCGCGCCCGCGAATGGAAGGCCTCCGCGGCCGACTGA
- a CDS encoding ABC transporter permease — protein sequence MFRTALRNVLAHKARLLMTVLAVMLGVAFVSGTLVFTDTLGNAFRNQSAKSYDDVAVAVTTHADRRDAKTSGIDAATLKKIRSLDGVATVTGRVSGFAGVADPGGKLIGNGWSNTGGNFSPGTNGKDASYTFVDGTGPVGDGRIALDKETAKKGSYEVGDRVRVATNGPVKEYTLSGIFTTEDGAVNAGGSLVLFDTQVAQQLYLKPGWFQDVTVTAAAGSSDRKLLDAVEPLLPKDATARTGKALADEQAKQIEDGLGNLNTMLLAFAAIALFVGIFLIANTFTMLVAQRTKELALLRAVGASRRQVKRSVLLEAAVVGALASVIGFLLGIGLATGLRSAMSLIGGKIPAGPLVISPVAVGAALGVGVLITVLAAWLPARRAAKIAPVAAMSSVHAVATTKSLVVRNSIGGVLTLLGAAGIVAGAAAGSDGRTIIGAGAFVALIGVIVLIPLLSRPVIALVRPLLQKLFGVSGKLAAQNAVRNPRRTGATASALAIGLTLVTGISVLGVTLGQAVDRMTTDNIKADYMISMASGDSLDESALTALEKSDAVSAVSPQQAASIRVEGTYHAASGVTPGDVQKVFSVKTVSGSLDSLADGEIAVGDKTAKSNGWKPGTSLPVTYDDDKKGTLKVGAVYEENEFLSPVLMPKNILDAHQSRPDIREIWLKTDGGASKANEQAVVDALGDNPAMSVMDRQDIRDMFGGFISTALNIMYGLLAMALIIAVLGVINTLAMSVFERQQEIGMLRAIGLDRRKVKRMIRLEAVVISVFGAVIGVALGTFLGWAIGRTLASAIPGYALVIPWDRIAVFLVLAALVGVLASLWPARSAAKLNMLTAIKTE from the coding sequence ATGTTCCGTACCGCCCTGCGCAATGTGCTCGCGCACAAGGCCAGGCTGCTGATGACCGTGCTCGCCGTGATGCTCGGCGTGGCCTTCGTCTCCGGCACCCTGGTCTTCACCGACACCCTCGGCAACGCCTTCCGCAACCAGTCGGCGAAGAGTTACGACGACGTCGCCGTCGCCGTCACCACCCACGCCGACCGACGTGACGCAAAGACGTCCGGCATCGACGCGGCCACACTGAAGAAGATCCGGTCCCTGGACGGGGTGGCCACCGTCACCGGCCGGGTCTCCGGTTTCGCCGGGGTCGCCGACCCGGGCGGCAAGCTGATCGGCAACGGCTGGTCCAACACCGGCGGCAACTTCTCCCCCGGCACGAACGGCAAGGACGCCTCGTACACCTTCGTCGACGGCACGGGCCCGGTCGGCGACGGCCGGATCGCGCTCGACAAGGAGACCGCGAAGAAGGGCTCCTACGAGGTGGGCGACCGGGTAAGGGTCGCCACGAACGGGCCGGTGAAGGAGTACACCCTCTCCGGGATCTTCACCACCGAGGACGGCGCGGTCAACGCGGGCGGCAGCCTGGTCCTCTTCGACACCCAGGTCGCCCAGCAGCTCTATCTGAAGCCCGGCTGGTTCCAGGACGTCACCGTCACCGCCGCGGCCGGCTCCTCCGACCGGAAACTGCTGGACGCGGTGGAGCCGCTGCTGCCCAAGGACGCCACCGCAAGGACCGGCAAGGCCCTCGCCGATGAGCAGGCGAAGCAGATCGAGGACGGTCTGGGCAACCTCAACACGATGCTGCTCGCGTTCGCTGCCATCGCCCTGTTCGTCGGCATCTTCCTGATCGCCAACACGTTCACCATGCTGGTCGCCCAGCGCACCAAGGAACTGGCGCTGCTGCGCGCCGTCGGCGCCTCCCGCCGCCAGGTCAAGCGATCCGTACTGCTCGAAGCGGCCGTGGTCGGCGCGCTCGCCTCGGTGATCGGCTTCCTCCTCGGTATCGGTCTCGCCACCGGACTGCGCTCGGCGATGAGCCTGATCGGCGGGAAGATCCCGGCCGGTCCGCTGGTGATCTCCCCCGTCGCGGTCGGTGCCGCACTCGGCGTCGGCGTCCTGATCACCGTGCTGGCCGCCTGGCTGCCCGCCCGCCGCGCCGCGAAGATCGCGCCGGTGGCCGCGATGAGCAGCGTCCACGCGGTGGCCACCACCAAGTCGCTGGTCGTACGGAACTCGATCGGCGGGGTGCTCACCCTGCTCGGTGCGGCCGGGATCGTCGCGGGTGCAGCAGCCGGTTCGGACGGCCGGACGATCATCGGGGCCGGCGCCTTCGTGGCACTGATCGGTGTCATCGTGCTGATCCCGCTGCTGTCGCGGCCGGTCATCGCGCTGGTGCGGCCGCTGCTGCAGAAGCTGTTCGGCGTCTCCGGCAAGCTGGCCGCGCAGAACGCGGTCCGTAACCCCCGGCGTACCGGAGCGACGGCCTCCGCGCTCGCGATCGGCCTCACCCTGGTCACCGGCATCTCGGTGCTCGGCGTCACGCTCGGCCAGGCCGTCGACCGGATGACGACGGACAACATCAAGGCCGACTACATGATCTCGATGGCGAGCGGCGACTCGCTCGACGAGTCGGCACTCACCGCCCTGGAGAAGTCCGACGCCGTCTCCGCGGTCTCGCCCCAGCAGGCAGCCTCCATCAGGGTCGAGGGCACCTACCACGCGGCGTCCGGGGTGACGCCGGGCGATGTGCAGAAGGTCTTCTCCGTGAAGACGGTCTCCGGTTCGCTGGATTCGCTCGCCGACGGCGAGATCGCCGTCGGCGACAAGACCGCGAAGTCCAACGGCTGGAAGCCCGGCACCTCGCTCCCGGTGACGTACGACGACGACAAGAAGGGCACCCTGAAGGTCGGCGCGGTCTACGAGGAGAACGAGTTCCTCTCGCCCGTCCTGATGCCGAAGAACATCCTGGACGCGCACCAGAGCCGCCCGGACATCCGCGAGATCTGGCTGAAGACGGACGGCGGCGCGTCGAAGGCCAACGAGCAGGCCGTGGTCGACGCCCTGGGTGACAACCCGGCGATGTCCGTGATGGACCGTCAGGACATCCGGGACATGTTCGGCGGCTTCATCAGCACGGCGCTGAACATCATGTACGGGCTGTTGGCGATGGCCCTGATCATCGCGGTTCTCGGAGTCATCAACACCCTGGCGATGTCGGTCTTCGAGCGCCAGCAGGAGATCGGCATGCTGCGGGCGATCGGGCTGGACCGGCGCAAGGTCAAGCGCATGATCCGGCTGGAGGCCGTGGTCATCTCGGTCTTCGGTGCGGTGATCGGGGTCGCGCTCGGTACGTTCCTCGGCTGGGCGATCGGCCGGACGCTGGCCTCCGCCATCCCGGGCTACGCCCTGGTGATCCCGTGGGACCGGATCGCGGTCTTCCTGGTATTGGCAGCGCTGGTGGGCGTGCTGGCCTCGCTCTGGCCGGCCCGTAGCGCGGCGAAGCTGAACATGCTGACGGCGATCAAGACGGAGTAG